One genomic region from Geotrypetes seraphini chromosome 17, aGeoSer1.1, whole genome shotgun sequence encodes:
- the GP9 gene encoding platelet glycoprotein IX has translation MAVAEGLVILLVFGIAQAETCPLSCSCKLFERKGLEVDCSSRWLKEVPVLPYNTIKLYLQNNSLTTAPAGTFDHLHNLEVVDLSNNPWHCDCHIFYLRLWMEDQPRIKNFAEVRCKTPASAKMRPLSQLTGNELTGCANPWPITCHEFLFRDIILIVFAILVLVLMSCAVRISKRLACCVAVTEIPPAMPLIQKSNRKSHKSQ, from the coding sequence ATGGCTGTTGCTGAAGGGCTGGTTATTTTGCTGGTGTTTGGTATAGCTCAGGCTGAAACCTGTCCTCTCTCCTGCAGTTGCAAGCTGTTCGAACGGAAAGGTCTGGAAGTGGACTGCAGCTCCAGATGGCTGAAGGAAGTGCCCGTCCTGCCATACAACACCATTAAGCTTTATCTGCAGAACAACAGCTTGACCACAGCGCCTGCTGGCACGTTTGACCACTTACACAACTTGGAAGTTGTGGATCTCTCCAACAACCCCTGGCACTGTGACTGTCACATCTTCTATCTCAGACTCTGGATGGAGGACCAGCCCAGAATAAAAAACTTTGCAGAGGTCAGATGCAAAACGCCTGCTTCAGCTAAGATGAGACCACTTAGCCAGCTGACGGGGAATGAGCTCACAGGCTGTGCCAACCCCTGGCCCATCACATGTCATGAATTCCTTTTCCGAGATATTATTTTGATTGTATTTGCGATACTTGTGCTTGTTTTGATGTCATGTGCTGTACGAATCTCTAAAAGACTTGCCTGTTGTGTTGCTGTGACTGAAATCCCACCTGCTATGCCGTTAATACAGAAGTCTAACAGAAAAAGCCACAAGTCACAATAA